CGAGAACCGCAGGAGCCGGTACCCTTCGAAGCTGATGTAAGCGGCAATTCCTAAACTGATAATGATATCGATGAAGAGCCAGCCGGTGAAGTGGATGATGACGAGTGCGGCGACAACCCCGGTGCTGGTCCAGACATCGGTGAGGGTGTGTTTGCCGTTGCTGATGGCGATCATGCTGTTGTGCTTTTTCCCGACCGACACGACGTAGCTGCCCAGCGCGAGGTTGATGAGGGCTGCGCCAATGAGCATAATCAGACCGGTACCCATGTTTTCGATGACGATGCCGGTGATCATACTCTGCACCGCGTAGTACACGATGGTGAAGGCGGCGGCTACGATGATGGCACCTTCCGCGCCGACCGACAGGAGTTCGATGCGTTCGTGCCCGTAATGGTGATCGTCGTCGGCGGGTTTGAGGCTGAGGTAGTAGCCGTATACGACGAAGGCGACTGCGAAGAAGTGGACGACGGACTCGAGGGAGTCGGAGAGGGCCGCGGTTGAGCCCGTGACAAAGAATGCGCCAATTTTCATGGATAGCGATACCGCGGAAACGGCAAGGCTTAAAATCAGCGCTTTTTTTACCGGGTCTTTTGTTGCAGTGCCTGAAATCATAGTTGGCCGTTTTTAAAGTTTCTTTTTCATTATTTCTGAGAGATTTGCTGCGGTTATTCTCCAAAGGTTGATTCAACTTCCCAGTCAACACTACTCACCGTTGGTTCTTTGCTGAGCCTTTCTGCGATATTTTCGATAATCAGCTCATGGGTGCCTTTTACATGTATTTTGGCTTCAACCTGAATAAGCGAGGCGTTGGGAATATCTTCGGTTTTGAGCGCATTCAGTGTCGCGTTTTGAATGCTTTTTAACTGACGGATGATGATGTCGCGAATCAGGATTTCATCTTTTTCTTCTATGACGGCTGTGAGCGTGTACTCGGTTGTGGCGCTTCGGAAGTAGTGAGGAAGTTCATCAAGTTTATGGGCCACAGGCCTGAGGAGGGTGTGGGCAAGAATAATGAGCGCTGTGCCAACCGTTGCTTCTGTCAGGAATCCGCTGCCAGCAAGTACCCCGATTGCGCCGGAGCCCCAAATGGTGGCAGCGGTATTGAGGCCGCTTACGTTGAGGCCTTCTTTGAAGATGACCCCTGCCCCTAAGAATCCGATACCGGAGACAACCTGTGCGGCAACACGTGTGGGACTGACTTCGTCGGGGGTCATCATCCCCAGAGAAACAAACAGCGCGGCGCCTACAGCGACCAGGGCATTGGTGCGCAAGCCAGCCATGCGCTGCCTGATTTGCCGCTCGACACCGATCAGAGAGCCTAAAATAAAGGCTGCCCCAACCCTGATGGTGAATTCCAATAATTCCATATACCAGCACCAGTTTGCAGCTTTTTTGGGAATCAGAAAGAAAGTACCCGGAAAAGCTGTAAGATTATGCGTAACAGCGGCTGTTTTCGATCAGTCCGGTTACTAAGATCATTTGAATAGCATACACCTTTTCAACAGTATATGCACGCACATTAGGTAGAGGT
This genomic stretch from Cyclonatronum proteinivorum harbors:
- a CDS encoding cation diffusion facilitator family transporter: MISGTATKDPVKKALILSLAVSAVSLSMKIGAFFVTGSTAALSDSLESVVHFFAVAFVVYGYYLSLKPADDDHHYGHERIELLSVGAEGAIIVAAAFTIVYYAVQSMITGIVIENMGTGLIMLIGAALINLALGSYVVSVGKKHNSMIAISNGKHTLTDVWTSTGVVAALVIIHFTGWLFIDIIISLGIAAYISFEGYRLLRFSVKGIMDERNPETDAALRGVLDGELPGHITGWHHLRHRTSGRTTWVELHLVFADNISLEAAHADATRLERSLIDALKTDGVITLHLEPQTAHDTDHQILRGANKKKKLDEFA
- a CDS encoding MgtC/SapB family protein, giving the protein MELLEFTIRVGAAFILGSLIGVERQIRQRMAGLRTNALVAVGAALFVSLGMMTPDEVSPTRVAAQVVSGIGFLGAGVIFKEGLNVSGLNTAATIWGSGAIGVLAGSGFLTEATVGTALIILAHTLLRPVAHKLDELPHYFRSATTEYTLTAVIEEKDEILIRDIIIRQLKSIQNATLNALKTEDIPNASLIQVEAKIHVKGTHELIIENIAERLSKEPTVSSVDWEVESTFGE